The region GCTCATCATTATCTGACCAAACAAGATGAAAAAGATTTTAAATATGATATGGGATTGGAAGCGATAGCCAAAGTCTTGCGAAAAGAGATGCCGTTGCGGGCTCACGCTCACAGAGCAGACGACATTGTCACTGCGATACGAATCGCCAAGGAATTTGATGTTGATATTATTATTGAGCATGGTACGGAAGCTTATCTTGTGGCGGGTATGCTGGCCGAGGAAGAAATTCCCGTAATTTTAGGACCAACGTTATCCACCAGGTCAAAACTGGAATTAAAAGATAAGACAATGGAATCACCCGCCTTTTTATACCGGCATGGCGTTACCTTTGCCATGATGAGCGATCATCCGGTAATTCCCAGTTGCTTTCTGTCGATATATGCCGGATTGGCTACCCGATACGGCCTTCCGAAAAATCAGGCTCTGAAAATGATTACCTGTGATGCCGCAAAGATTTTGGGACTGGACGACCGTATTGGCAGCCTTGCTCCCGGTATGGACGCTGATTTGGTCGTCTGGAGTGAAGACCCGCTGATTATTTCTGCCCGTCCTGAGATTGTCATGGTCGACGGAAGAATGGATTTTTTACCGGGGAAGGGGCCTTCGCTTCCCGCCAACGCATAGACAATGGGGACAGAAATTGGTTGATTATTTAAAGAAAGGACGCTATTATGGCGTATAAATTAGTCTGTATTGATGTTGACGGGACGCTTTTGAATAGTAAACATAAAATTACAAAAAGAACGAAAGAAATACTATTGAAGGCCCATAAGCTGGGTGTTCATATTGTGATAAGCACCGGACGAATGTATACTGATGCCGAGTATTATTCTAATCTTATTGGTGTAAAGTCCCCGGTGATCGCATCAAACGGAGCTTTCATAAAAGAAAAAGATCATGATAAAGTTATTTACAAGGATGTTCTGGGCGAAAGTTTATCACTGGAATTGCTGGAGATATTTCGAAAATACGACATAACGCCTTATTTTTGTACTCCTCATAAGTTTTATTATGGAAATATTATGTTTAAGCTTTTTTATGTTGCAACTAAAATATTGGGCAGGAGAAGCAACAAGCTCAATATGGAATATGTTTTTTCCTGGCATCAGTGGCAAAAAGTATTGTATAAAGAAAAAGATGATATTGTAAAATGCGAAGTTATCTATAGAGATGCGGGTTTAATTAATGAATTGCGGAATGAACTAAGGAATATAAAGCAATTGGAAATCGTCGATTCTTCAAAACATAATATTGAAATTACCCGCAAGGGGGTCTCAAAAGGAAAAGCAGTAGCAATGTTGGCATCGCTTTATAATCTGAAGCGGGAAGAGATAATGACCATAGGCGACAGTGAAAACGATTTATCTATGATCGAATATGCCGGTCTGGGTATTGCTATGGGAAATGCTTTGGATATTGTGAAACAAAAAGCTGATTACATAACAGATTCTAATGACAATGACGGGGTAGCCAACGCTATAAATAGGTTTGTTTTAGAAAACGAATTTTAAAGAGAGGTAAACCCGCCCGCTTGCCATGTTTTTAGCGCTTAAATACGGCATTGCCGAAAGCACTAATTTTAAGACCTTGAAACTTCTTGTTTCAAGGTCTTGTTATATATCCGGCTATAGTTTTACGGGATTTGCAATCTCAGTGGATTATATCAGGATGATGAAATCCGCCATGGCACTTTGAATGCTTTTAAGGATTTCTAGGAAATATTCGTTTCTTCAGGAAGACGTGACCGCGGGGGCTATGAATTTGTTTTCTGAAGCCTAAATAAAAACTATATAGTATCCAATAAAGATGTACAGGCGTGTTGTTAGTATAAGCGTAAGTCAAGCGCCAGCGGTGGAGCGTTACTAACAACACGCCTAGGGATTTCATATATATACTTTTTCGACAATATGACGTATAA is a window of Sporomusaceae bacterium ACPt DNA encoding:
- the hutI_2 gene encoding Imidazolonepropionase; the encoded protein is MIALIGAKILTMCGKNLDRGTILVRNGKIWAVGKNIDIPAGCQVIDVTGKIITPGLIDAHTHLGVESEGMGWAGTDVNERSEPVTPGMHTLDAINPADLGLLEAYRGGVTTVMVAPGSANPIGGQCVIIKTAPKPIVEQMLVKRYAGLKIAFGENPKRCYGADLKKMPVSRMATAALIREAFWKAHHYLTKQDEKDFKYDMGLEAIAKVLRKEMPLRAHAHRADDIVTAIRIAKEFDVDIIIEHGTEAYLVAGMLAEEEIPVILGPTLSTRSKLELKDKTMESPAFLYRHGVTFAMMSDHPVIPSCFLSIYAGLATRYGLPKNQALKMITCDAAKILGLDDRIGSLAPGMDADLVVWSEDPLIISARPEIVMVDGRMDFLPGKGPSLPANA
- the ycsE gene encoding 5-amino-6-(5-phospho-D-ribitylamino)uracil phosphatase YcsE; translation: MAYKLVCIDVDGTLLNSKHKITKRTKEILLKAHKLGVHIVISTGRMYTDAEYYSNLIGVKSPVIASNGAFIKEKDHDKVIYKDVLGESLSLELLEIFRKYDITPYFCTPHKFYYGNIMFKLFYVATKILGRRSNKLNMEYVFSWHQWQKVLYKEKDDIVKCEVIYRDAGLINELRNELRNIKQLEIVDSSKHNIEITRKGVSKGKAVAMLASLYNLKREEIMTIGDSENDLSMIEYAGLGIAMGNALDIVKQKADYITDSNDNDGVANAINRFVLENEF